A stretch of the Simiduia curdlanivorans genome encodes the following:
- a CDS encoding class I SAM-dependent methyltransferase: protein MTTLRLRYQTVEFGKTDIHLCTLRDVQEFHDPEGAAEKLGISSASWSLFGVIWPSSLVLAHYMLDCDTGSKRILEIGCGMALSSLLLNKQRADITATDYHPEVERFLQRNARLNSDNPINFELADWSHNSATLGLFDLIIGSDLLYENQHIKLLANFINQHAKPICEVILVDPGRGRKSKLSTEMVAFGFTYSHHKPSHTRYLANEFKGHILKFNR, encoded by the coding sequence ATGACAACCCTTCGTTTGCGCTATCAGACTGTCGAGTTTGGTAAAACCGATATTCACCTTTGCACCTTACGCGACGTCCAAGAATTCCACGACCCAGAAGGTGCAGCAGAAAAACTCGGTATATCCTCAGCGAGTTGGTCTTTATTTGGCGTGATTTGGCCATCGAGTTTAGTGTTGGCTCATTACATGCTCGACTGCGACACCGGCTCCAAACGGATACTTGAAATTGGTTGTGGCATGGCGCTCAGCAGCCTGCTACTCAATAAACAGCGCGCAGACATTACGGCAACCGATTACCACCCAGAAGTTGAACGTTTTTTGCAAAGAAACGCACGACTTAATAGCGATAACCCGATCAACTTTGAACTTGCAGACTGGTCGCATAACAGCGCCACGCTTGGGCTCTTCGACCTCATCATAGGCAGCGATTTATTGTACGAAAACCAGCACATAAAGCTATTGGCAAATTTTATTAACCAACATGCTAAGCCAATCTGTGAAGTTATACTTGTCGATCCAGGACGCGGTCGAAAAAGTAAACTCAGCACGGAAATGGTGGCATTTGGATTTACCTATTCGCACCACAAGCCGAGCCATACTCGCTATCTCGCGAATGAGTTCAAAGGGCATATTTTAAAATTCAATCGTTAA
- a CDS encoding HPP family protein, translated as MAPHEARGRKRIVRQCLSLLGLNRQDSQSLSSIPLLQRIKVAFFAALALWLVAYSSLHIGHSYGGFILLASMGASSVLLFGLPNSPLASPWSFVGGHIIPAAIGVGCSWVIQDMALLAAVTIALTLLCMYTFECIHPPGGATALVPVFAAYEQPLGFDFLLYPVASGVLILLLLSLFFKRWVLHKPLINTSDDFDPKHQSQNRPPLKRHGLQPEDFLRALNSADTVLDIGEQDLESLCHKAQSFAYERQQDAFTCASIMSRDVITVSSSTAAADAWKLFHKHRISSMPVVDGQRLVGMVSSVDFFKNLTNKPYWSLLRQLSRLVHKRKSRFGRRRTVAELMVGQAHLVKARDTSHIVALIPLLSDAGYHHIPVVDAQDMLVGIITQSDLIAGLYGQLQNGMALT; from the coding sequence ATGGCTCCGCATGAGGCGAGAGGGCGCAAGCGCATTGTTCGGCAATGTCTTTCCCTACTCGGTTTGAATCGACAAGACAGTCAATCGCTTTCATCTATTCCGCTCTTGCAGCGCATCAAGGTTGCGTTTTTTGCCGCCTTAGCGCTGTGGTTGGTCGCCTATTCTAGCCTGCACATTGGCCATAGCTATGGCGGTTTTATTTTGCTGGCCTCCATGGGTGCGTCATCGGTGCTGTTGTTTGGACTGCCCAACAGCCCCTTGGCCAGCCCTTGGTCTTTTGTCGGTGGGCATATTATTCCCGCTGCCATAGGCGTGGGCTGCTCATGGGTGATTCAAGATATGGCGCTTTTGGCGGCCGTCACTATAGCCTTGACACTGCTGTGTATGTACACCTTTGAATGCATTCATCCCCCGGGCGGCGCTACCGCCTTGGTGCCAGTGTTTGCGGCTTACGAGCAACCGCTGGGGTTTGATTTTCTACTCTATCCCGTGGCAAGTGGTGTTTTAATTTTATTATTGTTGTCGCTGTTTTTTAAGCGCTGGGTACTCCATAAGCCCTTAATCAACACCAGCGATGACTTTGATCCGAAACACCAAAGTCAAAATCGGCCGCCGTTAAAGCGTCATGGTTTGCAGCCAGAAGATTTTCTCCGGGCGTTAAATAGTGCAGACACGGTGTTGGATATCGGCGAGCAGGATTTAGAATCTCTATGTCACAAGGCGCAAAGTTTTGCCTACGAGCGCCAGCAGGATGCCTTTACCTGTGCCAGTATTATGTCGCGCGATGTGATTACTGTAAGTTCAAGTACTGCGGCGGCGGATGCTTGGAAGCTGTTCCATAAACACCGCATTAGCTCTATGCCGGTTGTCGACGGGCAGCGCTTGGTGGGGATGGTGTCTAGTGTCGACTTTTTTAAAAACTTAACTAACAAGCCCTATTGGAGTTTGCTGCGTCAATTGAGCCGATTGGTGCACAAACGCAAATCGCGTTTTGGTAGAAGGCGCACGGTTGCGGAGCTAATGGTGGGCCAAGCGCATTTAGTAAAAGCTCGCGATACCAGTCATATAGTCGCGCTGATTCCTTTATTGTCGGACGCCGGTTATCACCATATTCCCGTGGTTGATGCGCAGGATATGCTAGTGGGTATTATTACCCAGTCGGATTTAATTGCGGGGTTATACGGCCAGTTGCAAAACGGCATGGCGCTCACTTAA
- a CDS encoding substrate-binding periplasmic protein: protein MKASALIGSFLIVASFMAQAQTLSDLTYITENAPPWNYLEQDRLEGMAVDLLEQVTDHAGASVKRSDIMVLPWARAYSRAKTMPNQVIFSIFKTPARERLFKWAGPFAKNRLVLIAKKSRNISIDNLDQLELYTIGAQREEATAQELLMLNSIKEKMTLGIKQLQLAKM from the coding sequence GTGAAAGCGAGTGCTCTAATCGGAAGTTTTTTGATCGTAGCCTCCTTCATGGCTCAGGCTCAAACCTTGAGTGATCTTACCTACATTACAGAGAATGCACCGCCTTGGAACTACCTAGAGCAGGATAGGCTAGAGGGTATGGCCGTGGACTTGCTTGAGCAAGTCACAGATCACGCTGGTGCCAGCGTCAAACGCTCCGATATCATGGTTTTACCTTGGGCAAGAGCCTATAGCCGTGCCAAAACAATGCCGAACCAAGTGATTTTTTCGATTTTTAAAACACCTGCTAGAGAGCGGCTGTTCAAATGGGCGGGTCCTTTTGCTAAAAACAGATTGGTACTAATTGCAAAAAAAAGCAGGAATATTAGCATCGATAACTTAGATCAGTTAGAGCTGTACACTATTGGTGCGCAACGTGAAGAGGCTACTGCGCAGGAGTTACTTATGCTGAATTCCATCAAAGAAAAAATGACCTTAGGTATCAAGCAGCTCCAGCTTGCTAAAATGTAG
- a CDS encoding carbon-nitrogen hydrolase family protein: protein MSFSIAAAQIPAIKGKLSVNARAHMQVVAQAHAEGVNCLVFPELSLTGYEPTLAASMALSVNDPCFVLLAQQAKRYQMTIIVGGPVETGAKPAIGAFIIQPSGQIKIYRKLFLHEGEAAFFQPGHEHYLLALDGHRLLNAICADTTHPEHAAACRTYEASIYAAGVLITEAGYGPDTEQLQGYAKAHNVLVVMANHCADTGGFAPAGKSAIWDSRGLVSGAESLESCLVIATQHDDQWHGRCVALCTDKIPVV from the coding sequence TTGAGCTTTTCCATCGCAGCAGCCCAAATACCGGCTATCAAGGGTAAGCTTTCAGTGAATGCCCGTGCGCATATGCAAGTGGTGGCGCAAGCTCACGCGGAAGGGGTCAATTGCCTGGTGTTTCCCGAGTTGTCCTTGACTGGCTATGAACCGACGTTAGCGGCCTCGATGGCGCTAAGCGTAAATGACCCTTGTTTTGTCCTACTCGCGCAGCAGGCCAAGCGCTATCAGATGACCATTATCGTAGGTGGGCCTGTGGAAACCGGCGCTAAGCCTGCTATTGGTGCGTTTATTATTCAGCCCAGCGGTCAGATAAAAATTTATCGGAAGTTATTTTTGCACGAGGGCGAAGCCGCTTTTTTTCAGCCTGGTCACGAGCATTACCTACTGGCGTTAGACGGGCATCGCTTGCTTAATGCCATTTGTGCCGATACTACCCACCCAGAACACGCCGCCGCTTGTCGAACTTATGAGGCGAGCATTTATGCTGCTGGTGTATTGATAACAGAGGCGGGTTATGGACCAGATACGGAGCAGTTACAAGGCTATGCTAAGGCGCATAATGTCTTAGTGGTGATGGCAAATCACTGCGCAGATACTGGGGGCTTTGCGCCTGCTGGTAAGAGTGCCATTTGGGATAGCCGAGGCTTAGTGAGCGGTGCAGAGAGCTTGGAAAGTTGTTTGGTGATTGCGACTCAGCACGACGACCAATGGCATGGGCGCTGTGTGGCACTATGTACGGATAAGATTCCCGTTGTTTAA
- a CDS encoding GNAT family N-acetyltransferase, with protein sequence MSQPKVLNHRASKTAEQLYFLFQNAYRQEAKVIGGAALSYFAPLQRNAATIRLAPSRIIGIESSQGDIVAAIELIEPSAVQPWCLIDGLCVDPSAQRQGHASSLLKAVVSSYRRRKIPLRVKTAVANQPALALYSRFQFIAIGHSAAHGIELMELELPA encoded by the coding sequence ATGTCGCAACCTAAGGTACTTAATCATCGCGCAAGCAAAACAGCGGAGCAGCTGTATTTCTTGTTCCAGAATGCCTATCGGCAGGAAGCGAAGGTGATTGGTGGGGCGGCTTTGAGCTATTTTGCGCCGCTGCAACGCAACGCGGCGACGATTCGTTTGGCGCCTAGCCGGATTATTGGTATCGAGTCGAGCCAGGGTGATATTGTCGCCGCCATCGAATTGATAGAGCCAAGTGCGGTTCAGCCTTGGTGCTTGATTGATGGCCTCTGTGTGGACCCGTCGGCTCAACGCCAAGGTCATGCATCTAGTCTATTAAAGGCGGTAGTTAGTAGCTATCGTCGTCGAAAAATTCCTCTCAGGGTGAAAACCGCCGTGGCCAATCAGCCCGCATTGGCGCTCTACAGTCGCTTCCAGTTCATTGCCATCGGCCATAGCGCCGCGCACGGTATAGAGTTAATGGAGCTGGAGTTACCGGCTTAG
- the fadA gene encoding acetyl-CoA C-acyltransferase FadA, which translates to MSLNPRDAVIVDCGRTPMGRSKGGIYRNTRAEDISADLINGIFARNPKLDPAEVEDVIWGCVNQTKEQGWNVARMISLMTVIPHTSSAQTVSRLCGSSMSALHTAAQAIMTGNGDMFVVGGVEHMGHLPMDHGVDPNPRLSKHAAKASGMMGLTAEFLALMHGITREQQDAFGVRSHALAHKATLEGKFAREILAREGHDANGFKIMVNTDETIRPETTMESLAALRPAFNPKGGTVTAGTSSQITDGASCMIVMSAERAQALGIQPIAKIRAMAVAGVDPSIMGYGPVPSTQKALKRAGLTMDDIEMVELNEAFAAQSLPVLKDLGLLDKMDEKVNIYGGAIALGHPFGCSGTRITTTLLTAMQDKGATLGVSTMCVGLGQGITTVIERL; encoded by the coding sequence ATGAGTCTTAACCCAAGAGATGCTGTAATTGTTGATTGTGGTCGCACGCCAATGGGTCGTTCCAAAGGTGGCATTTATCGCAATACCCGCGCCGAAGATATTTCTGCCGATTTAATTAACGGCATTTTTGCGCGCAACCCAAAGTTAGATCCCGCTGAAGTGGAAGATGTGATTTGGGGCTGTGTAAACCAAACCAAAGAGCAGGGCTGGAACGTCGCGCGCATGATCAGTTTAATGACTGTGATTCCGCACACCTCAAGCGCGCAAACCGTGAGCCGATTGTGCGGTTCATCCATGAGTGCCTTGCACACAGCCGCGCAAGCCATCATGACCGGCAACGGCGACATGTTTGTAGTGGGTGGTGTTGAGCACATGGGCCACTTGCCCATGGATCACGGTGTCGATCCAAACCCACGTTTGTCTAAGCACGCGGCAAAGGCCTCGGGCATGATGGGTTTAACGGCAGAGTTTTTGGCGTTAATGCACGGCATTACCCGCGAGCAACAAGATGCCTTCGGCGTGCGCTCACACGCACTCGCCCATAAAGCGACCTTGGAAGGCAAATTCGCGCGCGAAATTTTGGCGCGCGAAGGTCACGATGCCAACGGTTTTAAAATTATGGTGAACACAGACGAAACGATTCGCCCTGAAACCACTATGGAAAGCTTGGCGGCATTGCGCCCTGCGTTTAATCCAAAAGGCGGCACGGTAACAGCCGGTACTTCTTCGCAAATCACCGACGGCGCCAGCTGTATGATCGTGATGAGCGCCGAGCGCGCACAAGCTTTAGGCATTCAGCCCATCGCTAAAATTCGCGCCATGGCAGTGGCCGGTGTCGATCCATCGATCATGGGATATGGCCCTGTACCTTCAACCCAAAAAGCCTTGAAGCGCGCCGGTTTAACCATGGACGATATCGAAATGGTTGAGCTGAACGAAGCCTTTGCCGCGCAATCGTTACCGGTGTTGAAGGATTTAGGTTTGCTCGACAAGATGGACGAAAAGGTGAATATCTACGGCGGCGCTATCGCCTTGGGCCACCCCTTTGGTTGCTCTGGTACGCGCATCACCACCACCTTGTTAACCGCCATGCAAGACAAAGGTGCAACACTGGGTGTGTCTACTATGTGTGTTGGTTTAGGGCAGGGCATCACTACAGTGATCGAACGCCTCTAA
- the fadB gene encoding fatty acid oxidation complex subunit alpha FadB, translating into MIYSGKAITVRALEQGIAELCFDLTDDSVNKFNQLTLNELKEATAAITANGKVKGLLVTSGKDGFIVGADITEFGANFTRSEEEIAAGVYETNKIFSAVEDLPFPTVTAINGVALGGGLEMALATDFRVMADTAKIGLPEVKLGIMPGFGGTVRLPRVAGADNAIEWIAAGKEQRADKAMADGVVDAVVTGDKLREAGLDLLSRAISGELDYKAKRQEKLEKLKLNDMESLMVFETAKGFVAGQAGKHYPAPVTAVKSMQKNSTLGRDDALKVEAAGIAKLAKTTVAASLVNLFLSDQMLMKKGKTQAKAAKKVEKGAVLGAGIMGGGIAYQSAYKGTPIMMKDIAQAGLDLGMGEAAKLLSKMVERNRMTPGEMANVLTKITPTLSYEGIDTADVIVEAVVENPKVKHAVLAEVENHIRKDAVLASNTSTISIDFLAQPLKRPENFCGMHFFNPVHKMPLVEVIRGAKTSDTAVAATVGYALAMGKKPVVVRDCPGFLVNRILSPYMGCFMQMVHEGADFAAIDKVMEKFGWPMGPAYLCDVVGIDTGVHAGEVMSNGFPDRMKYEFKTASELLYEAKRFGQKNNKGYYNYETDRKGRLQKVADASVWDLLKGHVAERKEFSEEEISERLMVSLCLESVRCLEDNIVDSAMELDMALIYGIGFPPFHGGAIRYMETVGLANFVAIADKYAHLGGLYQVTDKLRAKAAAGESYFA; encoded by the coding sequence ATGATCTATTCAGGAAAGGCGATTACGGTTCGCGCGTTAGAACAGGGCATAGCGGAGCTATGTTTTGATCTGACCGACGACTCTGTCAATAAATTCAATCAATTGACCCTTAATGAGCTGAAAGAAGCGACGGCGGCGATTACCGCCAATGGCAAGGTAAAAGGGCTTTTGGTCACTAGCGGTAAAGATGGCTTTATCGTCGGTGCAGACATCACCGAATTTGGCGCCAATTTCACTCGCTCTGAAGAAGAGATCGCGGCAGGCGTATACGAAACCAATAAAATTTTCAGTGCCGTTGAAGACCTGCCATTCCCCACGGTAACGGCAATTAATGGTGTTGCGCTCGGCGGCGGTTTAGAGATGGCGCTGGCAACGGATTTCCGCGTCATGGCCGATACGGCTAAGATCGGCTTGCCGGAAGTGAAGCTTGGCATTATGCCGGGCTTCGGTGGCACCGTGCGTTTGCCCCGTGTGGCTGGCGCCGATAATGCCATCGAGTGGATTGCTGCGGGTAAAGAGCAGCGCGCCGATAAAGCCATGGCCGACGGTGTGGTGGATGCCGTAGTTACTGGCGACAAATTGCGCGAAGCTGGCTTGGATTTGCTGAGCCGCGCTATCAGTGGCGAGCTGGACTACAAGGCCAAGCGTCAAGAAAAATTAGAAAAGCTGAAACTGAATGACATGGAATCTTTGATGGTGTTCGAAACCGCCAAAGGTTTTGTCGCCGGCCAAGCGGGTAAGCACTACCCAGCGCCTGTCACAGCCGTTAAATCTATGCAGAAAAACAGCACCCTCGGGCGCGACGATGCGTTGAAAGTGGAAGCGGCGGGTATTGCCAAATTGGCGAAAACCACCGTTGCGGCAAGCCTGGTTAATTTATTCCTTTCCGATCAAATGTTGATGAAGAAGGGTAAGACCCAAGCCAAAGCGGCGAAAAAAGTTGAGAAGGGTGCAGTGTTGGGCGCCGGCATTATGGGTGGCGGTATTGCCTATCAGTCGGCCTACAAGGGCACGCCCATTATGATGAAAGATATCGCGCAAGCGGGTCTGGATTTAGGCATGGGTGAAGCGGCTAAGCTGCTGTCAAAAATGGTTGAGCGCAACCGTATGACACCGGGTGAAATGGCCAACGTACTCACCAAAATTACGCCGACACTTTCCTATGAAGGTATTGATACCGCCGATGTGATTGTTGAAGCGGTCGTAGAAAATCCTAAAGTGAAGCACGCGGTGTTGGCGGAAGTGGAAAACCACATTCGCAAAGATGCGGTACTCGCGTCAAATACGTCAACTATCTCTATCGATTTTCTCGCGCAGCCATTGAAGCGCCCAGAAAATTTCTGTGGCATGCATTTCTTTAACCCTGTGCACAAAATGCCTTTGGTGGAAGTGATTCGCGGTGCAAAAACTTCAGACACAGCGGTTGCGGCCACCGTAGGCTACGCACTTGCCATGGGTAAGAAGCCGGTTGTTGTGCGCGACTGCCCTGGCTTTCTGGTGAACCGTATTTTATCGCCCTACATGGGTTGTTTCATGCAAATGGTGCACGAAGGCGCAGACTTTGCGGCCATCGATAAAGTAATGGAAAAGTTCGGCTGGCCCATGGGCCCAGCTTACTTGTGTGATGTTGTTGGTATCGACACAGGCGTTCACGCCGGTGAAGTAATGAGTAATGGCTTCCCCGATCGCATGAAGTACGAATTTAAAACCGCGAGCGAGTTGTTGTACGAAGCTAAGCGCTTCGGTCAGAAAAACAACAAGGGCTACTACAACTACGAAACAGATCGCAAAGGTCGTTTACAAAAAGTGGCGGACGCCTCTGTGTGGGACTTGTTAAAGGGCCACGTTGCCGAGCGCAAAGAGTTCAGCGAAGAGGAAATTTCTGAGCGCTTGATGGTGTCTCTGTGTTTAGAATCTGTGCGCTGCTTAGAAGACAACATCGTCGACTCGGCCATGGAATTGGATATGGCTTTGATCTACGGCATTGGTTTCCCACCCTTCCACGGCGGCGCCATTCGCTACATGGAAACCGTGGGCCTGGCTAACTTCGTAGCCATCGCCGACAAATACGCGCACCTTGGTGGTTTGTACCAGGTAACCGACAAACTTCGCGCCAAGGCAGCAGCCGGCGAATCTTACTTCGCCTAA
- a CDS encoding potassium/proton antiporter produces the protein MTVELIHQYIFGAAVLALLCVIASVLTRRIGAPILLIFLLLGMLAGEEGPGAINFNDFGLAFLFGNIALAIIIFDGGLGTRKDTFRVSLRPAVSLATIGVFITAAITGYSACLILDLPWQEGLLIGAIVGSTDAAAVFGLIRNAGLELKERTSATLEIESGSNDPMAIFLTITLVEVLQISSSGNQGWIIFYELIQQMGLGLAVGFSGGYLLVQLLRRLPLSASLYPLLAMAGGLSLFGATTIWGGSGFLAIFIAGVMIGNSPLSSSNDIHRFHDGIAWLSQIGMFLMLGLLITPSKLLPIAIPALAIAFVLIFVARPAAVLISLLPFHFPWREQVFIGWCGLRGAVPIILALFPTLAGLEHTETYFELVFFVVLVSLILQGWTIAPMAKWLQIELPRAAKEPKFLRLVIKHEQDKELLVYPVLAGSNAANLTVKQLPTTEGSQIVGVIRSGVLLPHSEKQKLQFDDQVMILATASAKQTISRVFAPAAQNSKLDVNRFFGEFVLFPDAKLIDVAQAYGFEVDPQNSELTVEAYIVNQFHGKPVVGDQVKLGQVKLIVKETDDNHIVSVGLKLTSSK, from the coding sequence GTGACGGTTGAGCTAATTCATCAATACATATTTGGCGCCGCAGTTCTTGCTCTGCTTTGCGTGATTGCCAGTGTGTTAACCCGCCGTATTGGTGCGCCAATTCTGCTAATTTTTCTATTGTTGGGCATGCTTGCGGGCGAAGAGGGGCCAGGTGCAATTAACTTTAATGACTTTGGCTTGGCTTTTCTATTTGGCAATATTGCGCTAGCTATTATTATATTTGATGGCGGTTTGGGTACCCGGAAAGACACCTTTCGGGTCAGTTTAAGACCCGCTGTATCGCTCGCCACTATCGGTGTATTTATCACGGCTGCGATTACTGGTTACTCCGCTTGTTTGATTCTAGACTTGCCCTGGCAAGAGGGGCTTTTGATCGGTGCCATTGTTGGTTCAACCGATGCCGCTGCTGTCTTTGGTTTAATAAGAAATGCCGGTTTAGAACTTAAGGAACGAACCAGCGCTACATTAGAAATTGAATCCGGTTCAAACGATCCGATGGCGATTTTTCTAACTATTACGCTGGTAGAAGTGTTGCAAATTAGCAGCTCGGGCAACCAAGGCTGGATCATATTTTATGAGCTGATTCAGCAGATGGGTTTGGGCTTGGCGGTCGGTTTTTCTGGCGGTTACTTACTGGTGCAATTGCTCAGGCGACTGCCCCTATCTGCGTCTTTATACCCTTTGTTGGCTATGGCTGGCGGGCTGAGTTTATTCGGCGCCACGACAATTTGGGGCGGCAGTGGATTTTTAGCCATATTTATTGCCGGGGTGATGATTGGCAATAGCCCTTTGTCCTCTAGTAATGACATACATCGATTTCATGATGGTATTGCTTGGTTAAGTCAGATTGGCATGTTTTTAATGCTCGGATTATTGATTACGCCTAGTAAACTTCTGCCCATTGCTATACCGGCGCTTGCGATTGCGTTTGTACTTATTTTTGTCGCAAGGCCTGCGGCGGTGTTGATTTCACTCCTGCCGTTTCATTTTCCGTGGCGCGAACAAGTGTTTATTGGTTGGTGCGGGTTGCGTGGGGCTGTGCCCATTATTTTGGCGCTTTTTCCGACCTTGGCCGGTTTGGAACACACGGAAACTTATTTTGAACTGGTGTTTTTTGTGGTGCTCGTGTCATTGATTTTACAGGGGTGGACTATCGCCCCTATGGCTAAATGGTTGCAAATAGAACTGCCGCGAGCTGCAAAAGAACCCAAGTTTTTGCGCTTAGTGATAAAACACGAGCAAGACAAGGAACTATTGGTCTATCCCGTACTAGCCGGAAGCAATGCCGCTAACCTTACGGTTAAACAACTTCCTACCACCGAGGGCAGTCAGATAGTTGGCGTTATCCGAAGTGGCGTCTTGTTACCTCACTCGGAAAAGCAAAAACTGCAGTTTGACGATCAAGTGATGATATTGGCAACTGCGAGCGCTAAGCAGACCATAAGTCGGGTGTTCGCGCCGGCGGCTCAAAACTCGAAACTTGATGTAAACCGTTTCTTTGGCGAGTTTGTCTTGTTTCCCGATGCTAAATTAATAGACGTGGCACAAGCTTATGGTTTTGAGGTTGACCCGCAAAATTCAGAGTTAACTGTTGAGGCTTATATCGTCAACCAGTTTCATGGTAAACCAGTAGTTGGAGACCAGGTCAAGCTGGGGCAGGTGAAGTTAATCGTAAAAGAGACGGACGACAATCACATAGTATCTGTCGGGTTGAAATTAACCTCGTCGAAGTAG
- a CDS encoding right-handed parallel beta-helix repeat-containing protein, producing the protein MKQLTPKPLALALSLLVTSLAGQAATLNVYNGPDLQQAMQAAKAGDEIILNPGNYESVATGSLSGFANAHFYGSSNGTAAKPIILRSANKNNPQELRGATVDKKIVLYITGDYWQVRDLRVTNGQKGIILDNANHVVIDNVSVYKTGQEAIHLRDNSSNNLVKNSNVYDTGLTSAGTGEAFYVGSHPGSDDGKGYVYGPACNNNVIGGNTIGPNVRAEHIDIKAGTSGTIFEYNTMTGTGISGANSADSFVDIKGENAVIRGNKAYRNGESNIKHAFETHDVADENTFIANEVDLDGSSNYLLFASVGVNHVSSNNKRLDGRSDRIASGWSAATIDNIIPTNIPAPGNYGTTPTPTPTPTPTPTPTPSPTPSPTPTPTPSPSACSGVQVLSWDTKSEVNLNNGNCVQFNQSLSGKSLQFWDSDTNTSCNFRGSVNAVDGSGSLAITSNYVASSNFTGTTLKISPDSTNCKYIKIRAY; encoded by the coding sequence ATGAAACAACTCACTCCAAAACCCCTAGCCCTCGCTTTATCCCTGCTGGTGACCAGCCTCGCCGGCCAGGCTGCAACGCTAAACGTGTACAACGGGCCAGACTTACAACAAGCCATGCAGGCGGCAAAAGCGGGCGACGAGATCATACTTAACCCAGGCAACTACGAGAGCGTCGCCACCGGTAGCCTCAGCGGCTTCGCCAATGCCCACTTCTACGGCAGCAGTAACGGCACAGCCGCGAAACCTATCATCCTGCGCAGCGCCAACAAGAACAACCCACAGGAACTACGCGGCGCGACGGTGGACAAAAAGATCGTCCTCTACATTACCGGCGACTATTGGCAGGTGCGCGACTTGCGTGTCACCAACGGCCAAAAAGGGATCATTCTCGACAACGCCAACCATGTGGTTATCGACAACGTCAGCGTCTATAAAACCGGCCAAGAAGCTATCCACCTGCGCGATAACAGCTCAAACAACCTGGTCAAAAATTCCAACGTTTACGACACAGGATTAACCAGCGCCGGCACCGGCGAAGCCTTTTATGTGGGCTCACACCCGGGATCAGATGATGGCAAAGGCTACGTCTATGGCCCGGCCTGTAATAACAACGTCATCGGCGGCAACACCATTGGGCCGAACGTGCGCGCCGAGCATATCGATATCAAAGCGGGCACCAGCGGTACCATTTTCGAGTACAACACCATGACCGGCACGGGCATTTCGGGCGCCAATTCCGCCGATAGTTTCGTAGACATAAAAGGCGAAAACGCCGTCATTCGCGGCAACAAAGCCTATCGCAACGGCGAGTCAAATATTAAGCACGCCTTTGAAACGCACGACGTTGCCGATGAGAATACCTTTATCGCCAATGAAGTGGATTTAGATGGCTCAAGCAACTATCTATTGTTTGCATCCGTTGGCGTCAATCATGTCAGTAGCAACAATAAACGCTTAGACGGCCGCAGCGATCGGATTGCCAGTGGCTGGAGCGCCGCTACCATCGATAATATTATTCCGACTAATATTCCCGCGCCAGGTAACTACGGAACTACTCCAACACCAACACCAACACCAACACCAACTCCGACGCCCACTCCGAGCCCCACTCCGTCTCCTACTCCAACACCAACACCGAGCCCATCAGCCTGTAGTGGTGTGCAGGTGCTTAGCTGGGATACCAAGTCAGAAGTGAATTTAAACAACGGCAATTGCGTGCAGTTTAACCAGTCGCTATCGGGAAAAAGCCTGCAGTTTTGGGACAGCGACACCAACACCTCGTGTAATTTTCGCGGCAGTGTCAACGCAGTCGATGGCAGCGGCAGTTTAGCCATCACCAGCAACTATGTTGCCAGTTCAAACTTCACCGGTACAACACTCAAAATTTCACCCGATAGCACGAATTGTAAATACATAAAAATTCGCGCCTATTAA